DNA from Frateuria edaphi:
GGCTGCCATGGCTGGGGCCGCGTGGACGTGATGCGCGACCGCCAGGGCCGCAACTTCCTGCTCGAAGTGAACACCGCACCGGGCATGACCTCGCACTCGCTGGTGCCCAAGGCCGCCAAGGCCGCCGGCATCGACTACGAGGACGTGTGCTGGCGCGTGCTGGAAACCAGCTTCCGGGAGGGCTTGTGAGGGGAGCCATCCGCCTCGTTGCCTGGTGCCTGGCCATCGCACTGGTGGTGCTGCCGGTCGTCGGCGTGCTGCGCGGCTGGTTCGCTGCCGACCGCTGGCCGGTGACGCAGCTGACCGTGCAGGCCGAGTTCAAGCACGTGACTACCGACGAGATTCGCGCTGCCGTGCTGCCGCGCCTGGGGCACGGTTTCTTTGCGCTGGACCTGGATTCGGTGCAGCAGGCAGTGGCGGCGCTGCCGTGGGTGGAATCGGTCGAGGCGCGCAAGCGCTGGCCGGACACGCTGATCCTGCGCATCTACGAACGCCAGCCGTTCGCGCGCTGGAACGGTACCCGGCTGATCAGCCGCCAGGGTGTGCTGTTCGACGGCGGCAAGATCGCGCCGGCCGCGCCTCTGCCTGACCTGCGCGGCCCGGACGCGCAGATGCCCGAAGTGGTGGCGTTCTATGCCGATGCGCTCAAGGCCGTCACCCGCACGCCGCTCAAGGTGTCCGGCGTGGCGCTGTCCGAGCGCGGCAGCTGGAGCCTGACCACCGAAGCGGGCGCGCAGATCGTGCTGGGCGACCGCGCCCAGGCCGGCAAGCGTCTGCGCCGCTTCCTCGACGTCTACCCGCAGGTGATGGCCGGCCACCCGGCCGCCTTTGCCTACGCCGACCTTCGCTACACCAACGGATTTGCCGTGCGCTGGCCCGACGCTGCCGCACCTGCCGCGGGGGTGCCCCGCACATGAGCCTGACCCTATGAAGACGCGCAACGACAAGCAGCTGGTCGTCGGCCTGGACATCGGCACCAACAAGGTGACCGCGATCGTGGGCGAGTACGAGCCGGGCGAACCGATCGAGGTGATCGGCATCGGCTCGCACGTCTCGCGCGGCATGAAGCGCGGCTCGGTCGTGGACATCGAATCGACCGTGCACTCGATCCAGCGCGCGGTGGAAGAGGCCGAGCTGATGGCCGGCTGCGACATCCGCTCAGTGTTCGCCTCGATCTCCGGCAGCCACCTGGAGACCAAGAACTCGCACGGCACCGCCGCGATCCGCGACCGCGAAGTCACCCCCGGCGACCTGGAGCAGGTGCTGGAGGCGGCCAGCGCGGTGGCGATCCCTGCCGATCGCAAGGTCCTTTATAAGGAGTCGCAGGAGTACCGCATCGACGGCCAGGACGGTATCCGTTCGCCGGTCGGCATGAGCGGCGTGCGCCTGGAAGCCTCCGTGCACCTGGTCACCGGCGCGGCCGCCGCGGTTCAGAACATTTCCAAGTGCATCCAGCGTTGCGGGCTCTCCGTGGACGAACTGGTGCCGTCGGCGGTGGCCAGCGCCAAGTCGGTGCTCACCGACGACGAGCGCGAACTGGGCGTCTGCCTGGTCGATATCGGCGCCGGCACCACGGACATCGCCATCTATACGCAGGGCTCGATCCGCTACACCAAGTCGCTGCCGGTCGGCGGCGACCAGGTCACCAACGACATCGCCTATGGCGTGCACACGCCGACCGCGCATGCCGAGGAGATCAAGATCAAGTACGCCTGCGCGCTGGCGCAGCTGGCGCACGCCGAGGAGACGATCCAGGTGCCCAGCGTCGGCGACCGCCCGCCGCGCCGGCTCGCCCGGCAGTCGCTCGCGCAGAGCGTGCAGGCGCGCTACGAGGAGATCTTCGAGATGGTGCAGGACGAGCTGCGCCGCTCCGGCTACGACAGCCTGGTCGCCGCGGGCGTCGTGCTGACCGGCGGCGCCTCCCGCATGGAAGGCGCGCTGGAGCTGGCCGAGGAGATCTTCCACAAGATGGTGCGCATCGGCGTGCCGCAGCACGTCACCGGCCTCGGCGACGTGGTCGCCAACCCGCTGCATTCCACCGGCGTGGGGTTGTTGCTGCATGGCGCGCGCGCTGGCGGCGTGCGGATCAGCCATCCGGTCGGCGGCAGCGTTGGCGGTCTGGTGGACAAGGTGCGCGGCTGGATTACCAAGAACTTTTAAGTGATGGCGCGGAGCGCCATCGCGGGCGAATGGAGGTTCGCCCACCACCGCAGGCCGGCAGGACGTCGGACCCGCGGTTACAACGACAACGAAGCTCTACGGAGGACGGGAAATGTTTGAATTGATCGAAAAACTGGCACCCAACGCGGTCATCAAGGTCATCGGCGTAGGCGGCGGCGGCGGCAACGCCGTGGCACACATGCTGAGCGCCAACATCGAAGGCGTCGAGTTCGTCGTCGCCAACACCGACGCGCAGGCGATGAAGAACTGCGGCTCGCGCACCCACCTGCAGCTAGGCGCCAATGTCACCAAGGGCCTGGGCGCGGGCGCCAATCCGGAAGTCGGCCGCCAGGCCGCGTTGGAGGATCGCGAGCGCATCGAGGAGATGCTCGACGGCGCCGACATGGTGTTCATCACCGCCGGCATGGGCGGCGGCACCGGTACCGGCGCGGCACCGGTCGTGGCGCAACTGGCCAAGGAGAAGGGCATCCTCACCGTGGCGGTGGTCACCAAGCCGTTCCCGTTCGAGGGGCGTCGCCGCATGCAGGTGGCGATGAAGGGCATCGAGGACCTGTCCCAGCACGTCGATTCGCTGATCACCGTGCCGAACGAGAAACTGCTGTCGGTACTCGGCCGCGAAGTCACGCTGCTCAATGCCTTCAAGGCCGCCAACGACGTTCTCCAGGGCGCCGTGCAGGGCATCGCCGACCTGATCACCGCCCCGGGCCTGATCAACGTCGATTTTGCCGACGTGCGCACCGTGATGTCCGAGATGGGCATGGCCATGATGGGCTCGGGCACCGCCCGCGGCGACGACCGTGCCCAGGCCGCGGCCGAGGCGGCGATCAACAACCCGCTGCTGGAAGACGTCAACCTCAATGGCGCCTGCGGCATCCTGGTCAACGTCACCGCCGGTCCGAACCTGACCATGCGCGAGTTCGACGAGATCGGCCGGGTCATCCACGACTTCGCCAGCGAAGATGCCACCGTGGTGATCGGCACCTCGCTCGACCCGGAAATGCAGGACGACGTGCGCGTGACCGTGGTCGCCACCGGCCTCAATCGCGCGACGGCCACCCGCCAGGCCCCGCGTGCCGTGGCCACCCAGCAGGTGGAGATGCGCCAGCGTCCGCGCCCGGTGGTGCTGCGCACCGGCACCGGCAATGAGGTGGTGGACTATGCCGCCCCGGAGGCGGTCGTGTCGCATACCCGCGCCGAGCCGCCGGCCAAAGGTGCCGATCCCAGCTTCGACTATCTGGATATTCCGGCGTTCTTGCGCCGTCAGGCCGACTGAATAGCACTCACCGGAGGCCCTTGCGAAAATTGAACAAAACACCAGATCGACGAGTCAGTAAATGACGCGGCCCGCCAGGCGTCTATCACCTGTGTGATTTCCGTGACCGTCCGATGGTGATTTTGAGGTGAAGGCAGCGCACCGAGGACCGGTGCGCGCACCGGCCGGCAAAGGAACCGCCGGCCTGTCCGCCCCCTTGCGCCGGATACCCGTCCTCCCGGCGCAAGGGGGTGTGTCGCGGTAAATGGTTGAGGCGGCGGGGAATTGCCGGGCTTAGTGACCGGCGTCACGTATGAAGGAAAGCTAAAGAGGCGACCAGACTGTACGGTACGGTTTGCTATTGCCACAGGTTAAGACTGTGTTAGCATCCGACCCCTGATTGGCTGCTGCCTACACTGGTACCTATAAAAATGATCAAGCAGCGTACGCTCAAGAACATCATCCGTGCGACCGGCGTCGGCCTGCACACCGGCGACAAGGTCTACATGACCTTGCGCCCCGCCGCGCCGAACACGGGCATTGTGTTCCGCCGTACGGATCTCAATCCGCCGGTCGACATCCATGCGCGCCCGGATTGCGTGGGCGATACCCGGCTGTCCACCACGCTGGTCAAGGGCGACGTGCGCGTCTCCACCGTCGAGCACCTGCTCTCGGCGATGGCTGGCCTGGGCATCGACAACGCCATCGTGGAGCTGTCCGCGCCGGAAGTGCCGATCATGGACGGCAGCGCCGGTCCCTTTGTGTTCCTGCTGCAGTCGGCAGGCATCGAGGAGCAGGGCGTCGCCAAGCGCTTCATCCGCATCAAGAAGCCGATCAAGGTGCAGGAAGGCGACAAGTGGGCCAGCTTCGAGCCGTTCGAGGGCTTCAAGGTCGGCTTCTCGATCGAGTTCAACCACCCGATCATCTCCAAGCGCACCTCGCGCGCCGAGATCGACTTCTCCACGACCTCCTTCGTCAAGGAAGTCAGCCGCGCGCGTACCTTCGGCTTCATGCGCGACATCGAGATGCTGCGCGAGCACAACCTGGCGCTGGGCGGCTCGATGGACAACGCCGTGGTGCTGGACGACTACCGCGTGCTCAACGAGGACGGCCTCCGTTACGAGGACGAGTTCGTCAAGCACAAGATCCTGGACGCCATCGGCGACCTGTATCTGCTCGGCCACAGCCTGATCGGCGCCTACCACGCGCACAAGTCGGGCCACGAGCTCAACAACAAGCTGCTGCGTACCCTGATCGCCGATCCCGCCGCTTGGGAAGAGGTGGTGTACAAGGACGATCCGGCCGTCTCGCCGATCTCCTACGCGCATCCGGCCCAGGCGATCTGATCCGACCGACGCCTGCCGCGAAGGCCGCCCCGCAAGAGGCGGCCTTCGTCGTTTCTGTGACGCAGGCCGTCCGCAATACACGCCCGGATTCACGCTACGGCGACATGTCGGGGTGTACCTGCCCTCCCACCGTGCTATAAACCTTCTGCCGCCCTCGGGGTGGCAAGGGGGAAAACGGTGCCCGCCGGGCACACGCGAAGGCACGGCGCCCCGCGCCAGTCAGTCCTTGGCGACCGGGAATCCAGCAGTTTCGGCGATGGACGCCAGCTCGAGGAACAGTCCCTTCAGTTCGGGGTCTGTGATTGATGCTGCGGCGGCTTTGAGATGGATGGCTGCGGCAGGCGAAAGCGGTTTTGACCGATCCGGTTCCGTTGCGGCCGGTCGGGGGGGAGCCACTTTCACGGTGACCGAACCGGCGCTCGTGCCGATGGCACGTGCGGTAGCGAGTATCTGCGCCTGCATCAGGCGCAGGCGAGCTGCCCAGGCCGGTGAGGACGCCAGGAAGACGAGGCGGCCGTTGCGCAGGTGGGCGAATCGCACCTGTTCGCGCAAGGGCGTCGGCAGCGTCTGGCGCAGGGCACGATCCAACGCATCCAGCTCACCGGCCTTCTTGGCCAGCGAGGCGAACGAACCGCATTCGGCCAATGGTTTGGGGCCACGGTCGAGGCGGCGGGAGGCGGGAGAATCGGCGCGCTGCATGGCCGTCATCTGAAGTGAAGAAAAGCAATGCAGATCATACTCGTATCCCGCTCCCGAAAAGTGCCCAAGACCCTCGACCTGGGCCAGCGGCGGTTGCGCTGGCGGCTGGCGGGGCTGGCGATGGCGGCGGTGGTCGGGTGTGGCGTACTGGGCGCCGCGGTGGCGCTGACGGTATCCAGCCCTCGCGACCGCGCGCTGGCCGAAATCCAGCAGCTCAAGCAACAGATTCGCGACCAGGACACGCAACTGGCGGGCGTGCGCAAGGACTCCCAGCGTGAACTCGACGCCCTGGCGGTCAAGCTCGGCCAGCTCGAGGCGCAGTCCACCCGTCTCAACGCATTGGGCGAACGGCTGACCGAGGTCGGCAAGCTCGATCCGGACGAATTCAACTTCGACCAGCAGCCCGCGATGGGCGGTCTGGAAGACACCGCCGGCAGCGCCTACGCCCTGCCGCCGACGCTGGACAAGAGCATCGACCAGCTCGCTGGCCAGTTCGACGTCCAGCAGGCGCAGCTGTCCGCGCTGCAGAGCCTGCTGCTGGACGCCAAGATCGATTCCAACCTCAAGCCCACCGGCATGCCGGCCTCGGGTTACATTTCCTCCTATTTCGGCGTGCGCCCGGATCCGTTCGACGGCCACAGCGCGCGCCACACCGGTCTGGACATCGCTGTGCCGTTCGGCTCGGCGGTCCATGCCGTGGCCGAAGGCATGGTCACCTTCACTGGCGTGCGCAGCGGCTACGGCAAGGTGGTCGAGATCGACCACGGCAATGGCTACATGACCCGCTATGCCCACAACAGCAAGTTGCTGGTGCATCCGGGCCAGCGCGTGCACGTCGGCGAGGTGGTCTCGCAGGCCGGCTCCACCGGTCGTTCGACCGGTCCGCACGTGCATTTCGAGGTCTGGTACAAGGGTCGCGTGGTCAATCCGCTGGCCTACGTGAAGAGCCACCGCTGAGCCCGTAGCCGGCCTTCAGGAGCCGGCGTGCGGGAGGTACTCCTGGCCTTGCGCTGGGCGATTGCCTTCGCCGCAGGCGAGCTCCTGCGGTTCCCGCGCGGGCGTGACGCTCGACCCTCTTGAATCCCCCGCCCTCCGCCGCCATCCCGGCCAGCTGGAGCGGCTGTAGTAACATGTCTCCTTTCGCCCGTGGCCGCCGCGGGCCTTCAGCCTTCACTGACGGAAGATCGATGTTCAATCGCGCCCTGACCAGCCTTTTCGGTAGCCGCAACGAGCGGGTGCTGCGCCAGCTTTCCAAGACCGTCGCGCGGATCAACGCGCTGGAATCGGAGTTCGAGAAGCTGGACGACGCGGCGCTGCGCGGCAAGACCGACGAGTTCAAGGAGCGCGTGGCCAAGGGCGAGACGCTCGACAGGCTGCTGCCCGAGGCCTTCGCCGTGGTGCGCGAAGGCGCCAAGCGCGTACTCGGCATGCGCCACTACGACGTGCAGATGATCGGCGGCATGGTGCTGCACCAGGGCAAGATCGCCGAGATGCGCACCGGCGAAGGCAAGACGCTGGTGGGCACGTTGCCGGTCTACCTCAACGCCCTCGAAGGCAAGGGCGTGCACGTGGTCACAGTGAACGACTACCTCGCCCGCCGCGACTCGGCACAGATGGGCAAGCTCTACAACTTCC
Protein-coding regions in this window:
- a CDS encoding M23 family metallopeptidase, with the translated sequence MQIILVSRSRKVPKTLDLGQRRLRWRLAGLAMAAVVGCGVLGAAVALTVSSPRDRALAEIQQLKQQIRDQDTQLAGVRKDSQRELDALAVKLGQLEAQSTRLNALGERLTEVGKLDPDEFNFDQQPAMGGLEDTAGSAYALPPTLDKSIDQLAGQFDVQQAQLSALQSLLLDAKIDSNLKPTGMPASGYISSYFGVRPDPFDGHSARHTGLDIAVPFGSAVHAVAEGMVTFTGVRSGYGKVVEIDHGNGYMTRYAHNSKLLVHPGQRVHVGEVVSQAGSTGRSTGPHVHFEVWYKGRVVNPLAYVKSHR
- the lpxC gene encoding UDP-3-O-acyl-N-acetylglucosamine deacetylase, giving the protein MIKQRTLKNIIRATGVGLHTGDKVYMTLRPAAPNTGIVFRRTDLNPPVDIHARPDCVGDTRLSTTLVKGDVRVSTVEHLLSAMAGLGIDNAIVELSAPEVPIMDGSAGPFVFLLQSAGIEEQGVAKRFIRIKKPIKVQEGDKWASFEPFEGFKVGFSIEFNHPIISKRTSRAEIDFSTTSFVKEVSRARTFGFMRDIEMLREHNLALGGSMDNAVVLDDYRVLNEDGLRYEDEFVKHKILDAIGDLYLLGHSLIGAYHAHKSGHELNNKLLRTLIADPAAWEEVVYKDDPAVSPISYAHPAQAI
- the ftsA gene encoding cell division protein FtsA, with protein sequence MKTRNDKQLVVGLDIGTNKVTAIVGEYEPGEPIEVIGIGSHVSRGMKRGSVVDIESTVHSIQRAVEEAELMAGCDIRSVFASISGSHLETKNSHGTAAIRDREVTPGDLEQVLEAASAVAIPADRKVLYKESQEYRIDGQDGIRSPVGMSGVRLEASVHLVTGAAAAVQNISKCIQRCGLSVDELVPSAVASAKSVLTDDERELGVCLVDIGAGTTDIAIYTQGSIRYTKSLPVGGDQVTNDIAYGVHTPTAHAEEIKIKYACALAQLAHAEETIQVPSVGDRPPRRLARQSLAQSVQARYEEIFEMVQDELRRSGYDSLVAAGVVLTGGASRMEGALELAEEIFHKMVRIGVPQHVTGLGDVVANPLHSTGVGLLLHGARAGGVRISHPVGGSVGGLVDKVRGWITKNF
- the ftsZ gene encoding cell division protein FtsZ; translated protein: MFELIEKLAPNAVIKVIGVGGGGGNAVAHMLSANIEGVEFVVANTDAQAMKNCGSRTHLQLGANVTKGLGAGANPEVGRQAALEDRERIEEMLDGADMVFITAGMGGGTGTGAAPVVAQLAKEKGILTVAVVTKPFPFEGRRRMQVAMKGIEDLSQHVDSLITVPNEKLLSVLGREVTLLNAFKAANDVLQGAVQGIADLITAPGLINVDFADVRTVMSEMGMAMMGSGTARGDDRAQAAAEAAINNPLLEDVNLNGACGILVNVTAGPNLTMREFDEIGRVIHDFASEDATVVIGTSLDPEMQDDVRVTVVATGLNRATATRQAPRAVATQQVEMRQRPRPVVLRTGTGNEVVDYAAPEAVVSHTRAEPPAKGADPSFDYLDIPAFLRRQAD
- a CDS encoding DUF721 domain-containing protein, whose amino-acid sequence is MQRADSPASRRLDRGPKPLAECGSFASLAKKAGELDALDRALRQTLPTPLREQVRFAHLRNGRLVFLASSPAWAARLRLMQAQILATARAIGTSAGSVTVKVAPPRPAATEPDRSKPLSPAAAIHLKAAAASITDPELKGLFLELASIAETAGFPVAKD
- a CDS encoding cell division protein FtsQ/DivIB — translated: MRGAIRLVAWCLAIALVVLPVVGVLRGWFAADRWPVTQLTVQAEFKHVTTDEIRAAVLPRLGHGFFALDLDSVQQAVAALPWVESVEARKRWPDTLILRIYERQPFARWNGTRLISRQGVLFDGGKIAPAAPLPDLRGPDAQMPEVVAFYADALKAVTRTPLKVSGVALSERGSWSLTTEAGAQIVLGDRAQAGKRLRRFLDVYPQVMAGHPAAFAYADLRYTNGFAVRWPDAAAPAAGVPRT